Part of the Xenopus laevis strain J_2021 chromosome 2S, Xenopus_laevis_v10.1, whole genome shotgun sequence genome is shown below.
cgttgtttgatgcaataaacacaccaggggtaggaccccagtttaacttgctccgtgtgccaggcctttttCTCTTACATTGGTCcgttgggagtgccgtctccctcagGTCTTGGGCACCAGCGTATTCctacgaagggcctgagtgtgcgcgtggtcTTTCTGTACAAACAATAGAGGTgccacaagtgtgaacaatacaggggatcacaggtgtgatacaggggattagtctgaatttttcaacaatgcaggggccagttaatctctgtagtgataccatttaaattttacatatggtaaacagacacagcatgtggggggccacagaagggggggtgtggcccgcgggccgccagttggacagccctgtattAAGATAttaggagttgcagagttccatgCCCATAAATATGactttatacagttcatggaactctgagaggagaacaatattaataatacacCAGTTTCAAAGAGTTATGATATACAGTTGTTAGTACAATTATATGGAGGTATTTTACAGTTTACTCATTCCTATTGTGTATTATCTGCAAGCAAAGCTGGCACCAAAAGAAGACAAACTCATACTTCTTTGTAAGTATGGGTCAAATGTAACACTGGCCTGAAGAGGTGGTTGTCAAATGGAGCCATTACTAGGTCATATAACTATGTACCCCCTGTcgaaaaatataacaatattttttctaaactatgagcaaacttacctGCTAATGTTACATGAAATGGATCCAGGAATACACTGGAATTCTGGCATTGTGATTTTTCTTCATCATAGATATCCTGTCGTAAAATACCTCCTACAAATTCTTTACTCATTTTATTCTTCCTTTCATTCTGGTTTGCTGAAGGCATggaaaagttgagttttaaaaTCACTGAAGTGTTTTCaccactgaaaagaaaaaaaaaaaaaagttgtcaaatCTGTTCGCTAACCAGCATTTTTTTGTGCGCTCCTATAAGTATGTAAACTctgagcagctttttttttttgttttgcttcagGCACAATGACACATTTACTTACATTAGCAAGTCGTTGACTTCTGCAGAAACAAAATAGGGGCGTAAAGCAGGAGACACTGAATATACTTTTTCAATCTGCAAATTGAAATTTAGAACAAATATGAGCAGATTTGCAAAAGGAATGgcttcaataaattaatttccCTATGGTTTCACCCAGTGAAAATGTTCTCCCCCCAATATTTGAGTGGCATTGTCTTTCACCTTACATTTCACAAAAGTGAAAATAGGGTTGCATATTTCATGGGGCAGCTCCGTCTTCATTTCTATTAAAAACAGcgtgggtcatttataaacactgggcaaatttgcacctggccagtaacccatggcaaccagatgattagcttttttcagccatctgcaggttgagcagtgaaagcaatcattgattggttgccatgggttaccgcccaggtacaaatttgcccagtgtttataaatgaactccAGTGATTCTATCATGCTGTACAGCAGCTGTGgtaataaaaaaacatcaaatcaCAGATATTATAGATACTTTCTGAAACTGTAATATTtgtacagtatgggatccattatccagaaaccctttatcctgaaagctcagaattatggaaagtctgtctcccatagactccattatatccgaataatccaaatttttacaaacaattctctctaataataaaacagtaccttgtatttgatgcaaactaagatataagtaattttattggaagcacaaccagccatttttggcttatttaatgtttacataattttttagtagacttaaggtatgaagattcaaattatggaaaggtctgttATATGGAatacaccaggtcctgagcattctggacaacaggtacCATACCATTACTGGTAGAGTTGAATCTCTCTGCCAGTACTTACATCAATGAAGGTGAATCCTGACATGGCAGAGCTCTATTTCCATTCAGTCCAGAATATTTCCCACTAACGATATGCACTAGGTCTGAGACAAGTGACACCTCCAGAGTTTATCCTTAGCTCTTCATATTGCTTAGCACACCATTAAAAGCAAATGCTACAAGTTCTTACTGGAACAGTGGGCTGCTACTTTATTTAGTTTGTGAATCTTTAAATCTGATCAGAGCCGggccggccaggcgccccaggcaacctggccgtCCCGGCACAGGCTGGgcgcgcacatgcgcaaaatGACTCGTGCATGCACGAATCAAAGCATGCATGCACAGAAGCGCTAATCGACGGGGAAACCACAGGGAGAGAGAGGACATGGGGTAGAAGAAAgagaaggtaagtgcctggcgcaccccagctttgcaccctaggcacgtgcctactctgccttacccctagttccggccctgaatctgattactaaaaaacaaaaaggtgaaTACCTTGATCAAAAATTGATTGTATTACCTTAACCATGATGTACTATGAGtaaatataaaatcatatataaaatcagtttagactttctctttgatctcctgcactgaacagccagaaaaagatagaaagtttctagagagcccagaatacatggcaggtgcactttgatacttttgtaaccattttaGATAAGCAGAGagacaattgtaacaattaaagataagcaggtctcttgggaaaactgtgacttgcagcttaaagggcaattcacctttgttaacaaaactgtaataacacataaagaccacagaaatgtgttcaaacttaaatttttttttaaaatgaacatggtaattaggggatgttgggaggtatgtgtatgtGATCTGGTTGCATCtttttacatattaatatatatttgattCTATGATATGTATTTGTTAAGCCCACAACTACGACATACAAAATAAGCATGAATATCTTACCCTTTGCTGAAGAGTCGCTTCATTTATTCTCAGTGGTTCCACACAACTGTCCTTAATGGTGAGGGATCCTGTGAATGTGTACATGCTTTTTTCCATATTTAACACTACATCTTGATATTCATCTTCATCTACATAATTATCTAAATGAAatgcataagttatttttattaggcttcacattttttctttaacttgttgTATGCTATTCATTGACTGTTTAAAACTATGCAGATAGGACCAGGCCATTATAAGTTATACACTCCTTTGCATTTATAGTCTAAGAGTTTTTAAACTGGTGTCTACAATTAGCTGACCCAATTAGATAGAATGCCTAAAGTAGTACTCATATGCTGGTTTCTAAAAGGCAGTAGTATTTGCATAGGATCCACAATCTCAGATGTCACCAAAAGAAGCAAGATGGCCAGCTTGTTCAGCAAGAGTGACCATCACTCCTTCAGAAAGATCTTTACCTGACATATTTCAACTGTCACCAGTGTGGTTTTAGCAAGAATTTCAAAACTGAAATtgctccatgtgccattgccttaacAGTTCAAGTggataaaaaaatgttactttatccttaaggtggccatagatagtCTGATTCCAGTGATTCAATCTCTTTCCCTCGATTGCTCCAAATTTTAGTTGGCAACACACATCTGAAAATTAtagccaataagatatttgcatgAAAACACCAGGTAATTATTTTCCTGAGAATGATGCTATGAGCATTTTTGGTTAGCATTGCATAATAATTGCCTGTAATGGTGTTTTCATGGGATTCTCATATGGGGAattttaaacagcattttaagcaaagaagtCACACAACAGGAAAAATGGCAAATTGATCCACTACCCTTACAATAGCATTATGGAGTATATTATTAATTTGACTAATTCTGcgtaattgcaggtaaagttgctgtaccgtgttagccagtaaaaatgttacagggcaacccttttgaaataaaaaaataacaaaagtggtataaaggtgatacctttattggctaactaatataatcaaagcaagctttcagaacattttagttcctttttcaagctgattacaatgaagctgtggtgttctctggtatatatacaacattcagctcatagttcaaatgaccaacaaaaagaaatatcaattTATGTgaaaggtgtcaaagtcatttacgaggggatctgcagataaggtacaagataatgtggatcaaagaggctgagtataaattggggctgaattattggagtgtagaatcaaaggaattccatatgatctcttagtccatttccagacatgttggtatttctgatctggcgcagtcctttcttagtccacttaattagccataaatccaaggcccaggtttagtacATTCTTCAGAGAATTCAAAGTTTCCAtcaatttgtattcccacacttttctatcattatctgttttaaaattgcccttaagaaccaaaattcttaaattctTTATGGAGTGATGGGggctattgaaatgatttcctactggtgtgtccagttttttattggttatagtgaatcaGTGgggtgtatttctctttctcagactttgtccagtctctcctatatatagtccctctgttatgcatttagtgcattgtattaagtacaaaaAATGGGTAACGATCATTcgtctgagcaaaaatttgcctggtgaaaagGCGCAAAACTTCATTAGGAATGTACTCTTTCTCTAGCATATTGTCCtctacgtctgttagtaaattgccaatgtccctgcggattggattactggtgaatttttgctagcgacggccccttcgccctttagtaaatttgccccttagtgtttagccgaatccttaaaatcatgtaccTTCAAAGGGATAAATGAATATAATAAGTTTGTGTTTGAAATTATTGATTTGTTTCCTCAGCAAATTgaatatgcaatttagggttcaCATTTGGTCCAGTATCTAGCTCAGTCTTGGTGCATTTGTCTAATGCATTTGTCAGTTACATGAATgactataataatattaataataatctaGCCGTTCCTTGAGATACAATCAGTCATCCCCTTTATAATGTACTAAGTAAATCCAGAAGTTCCTCTAACATATCTGTATAGAAATGGTACATTAGGTACATAAAAACTGTAACTCCAAAtaagaaacccatatatttttactTACATTTGTAGACAACCAGGCTAATTATTATTACTAGACAGAGCAAGAGAAAAATGCCAATAAGTACAATGGGCAGTTTATATTTCCTCCATATTTCTTcagtacattttgttttcttttgcttttgctcctgtgaaattaaaaaaaaaaaatcaatactaaAGAAGCCACAGTGTGCTCCATATTATACTGAAATAGTGACATGTATGCAACACAATCTACTtgcaatgcattatatatatatatatatatatatatatatatctatctatatatatatatatatatatatatatatatatatatatatatatatatatatatatatatatatatatatacacagtatatacaaaaTCCAAAGTTCCAGCGCACTCCGTCCACAGATGCCaaagacccaggtgctaccaattaAGGCTGTGAATCCATGCAGTACCTATTCAGAGAGGGCAGCAATTAAGACTCTATCAGAAGATACTAACATTGTAATTCGTCCAGCGGATAAGGGTGGGGGCATCCGATTGGTTTGTCTGCATCTGGATACTATATTACAACCAGTGGTAAGAGGTACTCCTACCTATTTACAGGACACACCACATTTACTTGATAGTATCCAACAGCTTATTCTTCCCACCAATGAACCTTGTTTCCTAGCAACTATGGATGTGGTGAGCCTTTATACAATACCACATGACGCGGGGATTGTTGCAGTAAGGCAGTCTCTAATGGAGGATAATACGTATGAGGGCCCACCAATAGAATTTATACTATTAAATTTAGCCCTAACACTAAATTATTTTCGCTTCGAAAATAATTATTACCTGCAAGTGGCGGGcactgccatgggggcagccatggcgCCCGCTTACGCAAATCTTTACATGCACCAATATGAGCAGCACCACATCATACCCCCGGTGTCAGGATAAACTAATGTTCCTCCGGAGATTTATTGACGATATGGTTTCGATCTGGCGGGGTGAGGAGAAGGAGTTTACAGAGATGTTAGATGAATTAAATAAACTTGATAGTCCAGTTCGCTTTACCTATGAAATAAATCCATCTAAAATACACCTTTTAGATGTGGAACCTTTCTTTAGCTGTAATCAGGTGCAATATACCCTGTTTAGAAAACCTACAGATAAAAATGTACTCCTACATCATAAAAGCTGTCACCCTAGGCACATGAAAAAATCAATACCATATCTCAATTCTGTCGAGTATTGCGTAATAATTCACTACAACAGCGGGCTGAACAACAAATCGAAGATATGTGGATTCGATTTAAGGAACGCGGATATCCAGATGAAATGCTACCGAGTGCTCTTGAGATAGCTAGGACTCGCTGTGTAGCCACTGATACTACACGGAAGACTAAAGACTCTAGATTAACATTCACcacaacattagggggcacatttacttagctcgagtgaaggattagaataaaaaatactttgaatttctaagtatttttttggctacttcgaccttcgactatgactttgaatcgaacgattcgagctaaaaatcgttcacccattcgatagtcgaagtactgtctctttaaaaaaaaattcgaccacctacttcgccacctaaaacctaccgagcaccaatgttagcctatggggaaggtccccataggctttctaagtaatttgggATCAagggaaaattgtttgatcgacgaattaaaatcctttgaaacgttcgttcgaacgatttttcctttgatcgttcgatcgaactaattgcgctaaatccttcgacttcgatattcgaagtcgaaggatttaacttcgagggtcgaatatcgagggttaattaaccctcgataatcgaccaatagtaaatgtgccccttaatgaacAAACAAGTAAATTAGAAAAACAAGTTAAGGAAAAGTGGAACATAATGGGAGGTCCCCCTATGGTGTGTTACAAAAGAGGGGTAAACCTTAGGGACCTGCTGGTCAAGAATGATCCAGTGGCTTGTTATCAAAAGAGACCCGTTGGTTGGCTAGCGGAAGTGAAACTTCATTTTGCTGTCCAAACTGCACTTTGTGCAGATATATGACCCCTGAGTCCTCATTTAATCATCCCCAGACAGGGAAACAATGCTCTATATGTCACCATTTACCTGCACCACTACTCATGTAGTATATCTTATAACATGCCCTTGTGGATTGTCCTATGTCGGTATAAACGACCAAACTTTACACCTAAGAATGGATGGATATCGGTCCGCCATCAGTACAGCATTTAGGGATGGCAAAACTAGTAAACCgatggcaaaattttttttggaaaaggggCATTGATTGCCCACATATATGGCTTTTGACCATATCCCACCATTAAGAAGGGGCGACGACAGATCCAAACTACTCCTCCAAAGGGAGTCTTTTTGGATACACAAATTAAACACCGTTGCACCCCTGGGTTTAAATGAACTTTGCCCCTAAATTGCTTCTTAAATCAACGCTAATGTGTTGAAAATGTATCATGGTGTTGTTATCTGTATTTTGGTTTATACCATTGTTTCTGTTTTGGTTTCTGGggatatttgtttttaacaatGTATCACTTGTGCTAGATACATACTTACCTGTATAATCTGTATGTTCTGATACAGGTGTTTTAATCACATGATCTGGTGGGCGTGTTTTACGTGGGGAGGGTCTTGgtgtgtatttatttaagcaGTATTTGGGCTGTGAGAACAGagtcttgaaaaaggtcttagACAGAGACCAAAACGTCGACCAGTTTCTTTTTAATGTATACTatttcaaatcccagtgtgcacctttactttttggatttatatctatctatctatatatatatatatatatatatatatatatatatatatatatatatatatatatatatctatatatctatatatatatatatatatatatatatctccaggtAAAACTGGTTCTATAGTGTGAGCATGTAAAAGaataaactccactggggcaaggaTTGATGTGCTCAATATATAATCTACACACAGTTCTCAAAATATCTCAGTGTTtcatagaatatataaaaaatatctatagTGCAGACTGCCGTTTGCTCCCTAAAGTTCAGAAACATGAAATAACCTGGAATCTCCTCTGCAGGTATTGTTATTGTGCACAGCTGTTTCATTTCCTTGTGTACtttatgtttccatgactaatcactagggatgcactgaatccactattttggattcggccgaaccctcgaaccGAAATGGaatcaaattaggggtgggaatgggcaaacattttatttacttccttgtttcagcAATGATGTCCCAGAGGGCATGCCTgtagctgtttttttaaatatgtgcttCTTATCAATAGACTAAAGCttgagtaatttttttaaattttggccttttatatttttttttatatttttgagtgCACCCTTGCCCTCCTTGCAAGAGAGTTCTTTCCACATTCTTTTTACTCTTCTAATGGCAAATAAGCACTCTGTGGGATAACTTGGCAACTGCAGATCAATAtggaaaatatttgattttacaGCTGCTCATATTATAGAGGTTCATATTAATTTACATAATATAAATCTGGCCATAATCAGACAGGCTGGGGTGGGCATTATTTTTGTAATAACTTTTTGCTGCACACACACGGACTGAAAGCTAACTTTATCAAAATTATATTACTGTAAATTACTGTAATTACATCTCTTGAAAAATATTCCTAGTCAGAGTGCCTGACAATATGAAGCTCTGTTTTTATTACCCTGAAGCCGTTGCAAGGGGTTGGCTGTGCCTGAATGCTAGGTAGGGTAAAATTTAGGGAAAATGTCCATTTCTCCTCTAGAAACATCTTATACACTAGAGTGTATACCTATTTATGTAACCTGTTTACAAAATGCAATAATTGTGTGAATAGATTTATCAGCATGGGTCTTGACCCAAGGTTGGATTTCCCTTCCTTATCAGAGTCCTATCCCACACATCCCCTTTTTGCAAATTCCTGAGACTTATAACAGGAATATAAAATGTCCCAATTTAGGAAGCAGTGGTGCTGCCATGCAAATACAACTGTGTTATCACTATATGAAGAGCGCATATGGGTAGCAAATAAGTAACAATGTCACATACTTTACTGTTGCACAGTTCAATGGCAGTGGCAAACAGCATGATTCCAGTGGTTTTGTTGTTTGCTTTAATAGTTCTGCATATGGGCCACCAAATCCTTGAAACTGATTTCAGTTATAACCAATGCTCAGAAACAAGGAAGTCAGCATTTCCAAGTGACAATTAATTTGTAGCTTAGTGTTCTAGGTGAAAAGGTGAACCTTTTCACCAATTTTTATTGTGAGCAGTAAATATTACTAGGCAATATTCAGTATTTATGATAATGTATGGGAATCAAGcttaaaatatttgcacaaataaaagaatCTCAGATTGGTTTAATACGTATATTTTGAGTGCCCAGTGTTCCTCCTAATGTTACTTAAACTCACTTGACTGGACAATTAAAGTAACCATTCACAAATTTGTATTTCTATGCAAATCCAAACATTTGGGATCTAGTGCATGCTTTAAAGTATGTAGATATTTCTTTGGATGTAAACATTATGGCAGATCTCATTCCAATgtctaaatatacagagaaaaaaatggaaagcgaATGCAATAAACATTGCTGTATTTTACtgttaaatggaaaataattggctttagaaaaaaaaacccagctgtaCCTTAAATTGCTAACAGTGTGTAAAAGAACATTGTTCCAAAG
Proteins encoded:
- the LOC108709496 gene encoding TPA-induced transmembrane protein; translation: MPGNTPEQIPIGPINGNEPDVKQPFLGTNTEQKQKKTKCTEEIWRKYKLPIVLIGIFLLLCLVIIISLVVYKYNYVDEDEYQDVVLNMEKSMYTFTGSLTIKDSCVEPLRINEATLQQRIEKVYSVSPALRPYFVSAEVNDLLIGENTSVILKLNFSMPSANQNERKNKMSKEFVGGILRQDIYDEEKSQCQNSSVFLDPFHVTLAD